The DNA sequence CCTCTCCGACCAGCGCGGCACCACGATCCTCGTCTCCTCCCACGTCATGGACGAGGCGGAGCGCTGCCACCGGCTCCTCCTCATGCGCGAGGGCGAGATCCTCGCCGACGACACCCCCGACGCCCTGCGCGAACGCACCGGCTCCGGCACCGTCGAGGAGGCCTTCCTCCACCTGGTCGACGAGGCGAACGCCGCGCAGCCGCACCCGGGCCGGGAGCCGCAGCTCCCCTGACCCCTCACCCCAGGAGCACCAGACCCACCGACCCACCGACCCACCGACCCCAGGCATCACCGGAGCCCACGATGAACACCCATCGCACCCTCGCCACCGCCGCCCGCGTCCTGCGCCAGCTGCGCCACGACCCCCGCTCCATCGCGCTGCTGATCCTCGTCCCCTGCGTGATGCTGCTGCTCCTGCGCTACGTCTTCGACGGCAGCCCCCGCACCTTCGACTCCATCGGCGCCTCCCTGCTCGGGATCTTCCCCCTGATCACGATGTTCCTGGTGACCTCCATCGCCACCCTGCGCGAACGCACCTCCGGCACCCTGGAACGCCTCCTCGCCATGCCCCTGGCCAAGGCCGACCTCATCGCGGGCTACGCCCTCGCCTTCGGCGCCCTCGCGATCATCCAGTCCGCCCTCGCCACCGGCCTCGCCCTGTGGGGACTCGGCCTCGACGTCACCGGCTCGGCCTGGCTCCTGCTCCTGGTCGCCCTCCTGGACGCCCTGCTCGGCACCGCGCTCGGCCTGTTCGTCTCGGCCTTCGCCGCCTCCGAGTTCCAGGCCGTCCAGTTCATGCCGGCGGTGATCTTCCCCCAGCTCCTCCTCTGCGGCCTCTTCACCCCCCGCGACAAGATGCAGCCCGTCCTCGAAGCCCTCTCCGACGTCCTCCCCATGTCGTACGCCGTCGACGGCATGAACGAAGTCCTGCGCCACCCCGACGTCACCGGCGACTTCGTCCGCGACGCCGTCATCGTCGCCGCCTGCGCCGTCCTCGTCCTCGCCCTGGGCGCCGCCACCCTGCGCCGCCGCACGGCCTGACCACGGACCGCGACCGTCCGCCCACCGGACACCCCGCCGCGGCCCACCCCGCCCGATGCGAGGATGGCCCGAACGACGCACCCCGGGAGAGGCCCTCGCTCATGAGCCAGACGCGCAAGCCGAGCCAGACCGTCGCGGTCCTCGGCACCGGAAAGATCGGCGAAGCCCTGCTCAGCGGCATGATCCGCGGTGGCTGGGCGCTCGCCGACCTCCTGGTCACCACCCGCCGCCAGGAACGCGCCGACGAGCTCCGCACCCGCTTCGGCGTCGAAGCCCTCACCAACGCCGAGGCCGCCAAGCGCGCCGACACCCTGATCCTCGCCTGCAAGCCGCAGGACATGGAGCGGCTGCTCGACGAACTCGCCCCCCACGTCACCGCCGAACGCCTCGTCATCAGCGCCGCCGCCGGTATCACCACCTCCTTCATCGAGGAGCGCCTGACCGCCGGCACCCCCGTCATCCGCGTCATGCCCAACACCCCCGTCCTCGTCGACGAGGGCATGTCCGTCATCTCGGGCGGCAGCCACGCCACCGCCGCCCACCTCACCCACGCCGAGGACATCTTCGGCGCCGTCGGCAAGACCCTCCGCGTCCCCGAGACCCAGCAGGATGCCTGCACGGCCCTGTCCGGCTCCGGCCCCGCGTACTTCTACTTCCTGGTCGAGGCCATGACCGATGCGGGGATCCTCCTCGGCCTGCCCCGCGACAAGGCCCACGACCTGATCGTCCAGGCCGCCATCGGCGCCGCCGTGATGCTCCGCGACAGCGGCGAGCACCCGGTGAAGCTCCGCGAGAACGTGACCTCACCCGCGGGCACCACGATCAACGCCATCCGCGAGCTCGAGAACCACGGGGTGCGCGCCGCGCTCATCGCCGCCCTGGAAGCCGCCCGCGACCGCAGCCGCGAGCTCGCCTCCGGCAACAGCGTCTGATTCCGCCTCCCTCCTACTGGGTCTACCGGCACACCTCTTACTGGGTCTACCGGCACACCCGCTTACCGGCTCACCCGTGGCGAGGGCTCGGGGCCCCGCCCCTTGCCCCGCCATCGGGACTTCGCGACTCGCCCTCACACACCGGACGGGCCGGACGGCCTGGACGCCCCCGCGATCAGGTCCGCCGTCGTCACCACGCGTGCGAACCCGCCCCCGTGCAGGGTCACCGCCGTCGCCCGCGCGATCTCCTCCGCCCCGAGCCGCCAGCCGAAGGGCCCCTCCAGGTCGAAGGTGTAGGTCGCGTCCAGCGCGAACAGCACGTCGTACCCGAGATTCCCGCCCATCCGCGCCGTCGTCTCCGCGCACATATTGGTCTGGATCCCGGTCACCACGAGCTGCGAGACCCCCGCCTCCTTGAGCCAGGCGTCCAGATTCGGCGTCCCGTAGAAGGCCGAGTTCACGCTCTTCGTCACCAGGAGCTCACCACCGGCCCCCTTCCCACGCCGCTCCTCGACGTACTCCTTGAAGTCGTTGCCCACGTATCCCGACCGCAGCGGCGAGTCCGGCTTCACCGAGTCGTGCCGTACGAACACGACCGGCCGCCCCGATTCCTGCCACGTCCCGATCAGCGCGGCGATGTTGTCGTCGGCCTCCGGGTTGTTCCGCTCTCCCCAGTACTCCACCTCCTCGAAGCCCTTCTGTACGTCCACCACGACCAGTGCTGCGTTCTCTGTGATCTCCATGCCCTCGATGCTGCCGCCCGAGAGCCCTCCGCCCCAGAGGTACAGAAGCCACCGATCGATGGTTTACTGCCAGCGTGTCCACCGCCGCCGAACCGATGCCCGCCACCCCGGCGCCCACGCGCCCGCAGCGCATCGCCCTGCTCGCCTTCCCCGGCATCCGCGCCTTCGACGTCTCCGTGATCACTGAGGTCTGGGGTGCCGACCGCACCGACCGCGGCGTACCCCCCTTCGACCTCCGCCGCGTCGCCGCCGAACCCGCGCCGGTCCCCATGCGCGGCGGCCTCAGCCTCACCCCCGACCGCACTCTCGCCTGGCTGAGCCGTCTGACCGACGGCGACCTGATCGTCGTCCCCGGCCTCGACGACCACCTGACCCCCACACCACCTCCGATCCTCGAAGCCCTGCGCCGCGCCCACGCCCACGGCATCCCTGTCGCCGCCCTCTGCGGCGGCGCCTTCACGCTCGCCCAGGCCGGCCTGCTCGACGGCCGTCGGGCCATCACCCACTGGCACCTCGTCGATCTTCTGCGCGCCCATCACCCCCTTGTCGATGTCGTGCCCGACGCCCTGTTCATCGAGGACGACAAGATCTGGACCGCCGCGGGTACCGCCGCCGGGATCGACCTGTGCCTGCACCTGGTCCGCATGGCACACGGCTCCGAGACCGCCGCGACGATCGCCCGCTCGATGGTCACCGCCCCCTTCCGCACCGGCGGCCAGGCACAGTTCATCGAGCACCCCACACCCCGCGCCGACCGCGACGCCGACGCCCTGGCCGCCGTCCGTGAATACGCCCTCCGTCACCTCCACGAGCCGCTCACCATCGCTGACCTGGCCACCCGGGCGGGCATGTCGGCATGCTCCTTCGCCCGTCACTTCACCGCGGCGACCGGCACCACCCCCCTGCGCTGGCTCCTCGACCAACGCGTCGCCGCCGCACAGAAGCTCCTGGAACGCACCGACCTGCCCATGCCCGAAGTCGCCCGCCGCGCGGGCTTCGGCAGCGAGATCACGATGCGACAGCACTTCGCCTCGCGTCTCGCCACCAGCCCACGCGCCTACCGCGCCACGTTCACCGGCACGTCCGCGGGCACCTCGGCCGCAGGGGGCAGCAGCCCGATCGCTCGATAGGCGGCATCGACCGTCGGCCGAGCCATCCCCCTGGCCCGCTCCGCCCCGGCTCGCAACACCTCCTCTACATACGCCGCATCCGCGACCAGCTCCTTGTGCCGCTCCCGCACGGGCCGCAGCAGCTCCACCACGGCGTCCGCGGTGTCCTTCTTCAACGCTCCGTACGACTCATATACACCGCTCAACTCGTCCGGGTTCCCACCCGTGCAGGCGGCCAGGATCTCCAGCAGATTCGCCACCCCCGGCCGGGCCTCGCGGTCGTACGCGACCCCGCTGCCGCTGTCGGTCACGGCCCGCATGACCTTCTTCCGCACCACGTCCGGCTCGTCAAGGAGGTAGACGATCCCGGCCCCGGACTCGTGGGACTTGCCCATCTTCGACGTCGGGTCCTGCAGGTCCATGACCCGCGCCGCCACCTGCGGCGGCGTCGCCCGCGGCACCACGAACGCGTGCCCGTACCGCTGGTTGAACCGCACCGCGAGGTCCCGCGTCAGCTCGACGTGCTGCGTCTGGTCGTCCCCGACCGGCACCTCATGGGCTCCGTACGCCAGGATGTCCGCCGCCATCAGCACCGGATACGTCAGCAGCGAGAGCCGCACGCTCCCGCCCCGCGCCCGCTCGACGGCCGACTTCTCCTTGTACTGGATCATCCGGCGCATCTCGCCGTCGGTCGCGACGCACTCGAGCAGATACGAGAGCCGCGCGTGCTCGTCCACATGGCTCTGTACGAAGACGGTGCACGGCTCGGGGTCGATCCCCGCGGCGAGCAGCAGCGTCGCCGCCTGCCGACTGAGCCTGCGCACCCGGCCGGGATCGTGCTCCACGGTCAGCGCGTGCAGATCCACCACACAGAACAACGCCTCCGCCCGGTACTGATCCACTTCAGCCCAGCGCCGGACGGCCCCCAGGTAGTTCCCCAGCGTCAGATGCCCGGTCGGCTTGACCCCACTGAAGATCCGCGTCATGGCTGCTCTCCACCTCCAGAACGGGGCCGTCGCCCCGACGGCCGGGCTCAGGTCCTCCGGAGGGAGATACGCGAACGGCCGCCGAGGCGGCGGCCGTTGAGTACACGCGTGAGTACGGCCGCCGTCAGGCGGCCCACCACAGTTGGATGCACGCGTGCGTAGTCACGTCTCCACCGTAGCGCTCCAGGGCCCGGAGTTGACACCCCTAGACCCGGA is a window from the Streptomyces spectabilis genome containing:
- the trpS gene encoding tryptophan--tRNA ligase, which produces MTRIFSGVKPTGHLTLGNYLGAVRRWAEVDQYRAEALFCVVDLHALTVEHDPGRVRRLSRQAATLLLAAGIDPEPCTVFVQSHVDEHARLSYLLECVATDGEMRRMIQYKEKSAVERARGGSVRLSLLTYPVLMAADILAYGAHEVPVGDDQTQHVELTRDLAVRFNQRYGHAFVVPRATPPQVAARVMDLQDPTSKMGKSHESGAGIVYLLDEPDVVRKKVMRAVTDSGSGVAYDREARPGVANLLEILAACTGGNPDELSGVYESYGALKKDTADAVVELLRPVRERHKELVADAAYVEEVLRAGAERARGMARPTVDAAYRAIGLLPPAAEVPADVPVNVAR
- the proC gene encoding pyrroline-5-carboxylate reductase; translated protein: MSQTRKPSQTVAVLGTGKIGEALLSGMIRGGWALADLLVTTRRQERADELRTRFGVEALTNAEAAKRADTLILACKPQDMERLLDELAPHVTAERLVISAAAGITTSFIEERLTAGTPVIRVMPNTPVLVDEGMSVISGGSHATAAHLTHAEDIFGAVGKTLRVPETQQDACTALSGSGPAYFYFLVEAMTDAGILLGLPRDKAHDLIVQAAIGAAVMLRDSGEHPVKLRENVTSPAGTTINAIRELENHGVRAALIAALEAARDRSRELASGNSV
- a CDS encoding ABC transporter permease, with amino-acid sequence MNTHRTLATAARVLRQLRHDPRSIALLILVPCVMLLLLRYVFDGSPRTFDSIGASLLGIFPLITMFLVTSIATLRERTSGTLERLLAMPLAKADLIAGYALAFGALAIIQSALATGLALWGLGLDVTGSAWLLLLVALLDALLGTALGLFVSAFAASEFQAVQFMPAVIFPQLLLCGLFTPRDKMQPVLEALSDVLPMSYAVDGMNEVLRHPDVTGDFVRDAVIVAACAVLVLALGAATLRRRTA
- a CDS encoding cysteine hydrolase family protein: MEITENAALVVVDVQKGFEEVEYWGERNNPEADDNIAALIGTWQESGRPVVFVRHDSVKPDSPLRSGYVGNDFKEYVEERRGKGAGGELLVTKSVNSAFYGTPNLDAWLKEAGVSQLVVTGIQTNMCAETTARMGGNLGYDVLFALDATYTFDLEGPFGWRLGAEEIARATAVTLHGGGFARVVTTADLIAGASRPSGPSGV
- a CDS encoding GlxA family transcriptional regulator — translated: MPATPAPTRPQRIALLAFPGIRAFDVSVITEVWGADRTDRGVPPFDLRRVAAEPAPVPMRGGLSLTPDRTLAWLSRLTDGDLIVVPGLDDHLTPTPPPILEALRRAHAHGIPVAALCGGAFTLAQAGLLDGRRAITHWHLVDLLRAHHPLVDVVPDALFIEDDKIWTAAGTAAGIDLCLHLVRMAHGSETAATIARSMVTAPFRTGGQAQFIEHPTPRADRDADALAAVREYALRHLHEPLTIADLATRAGMSACSFARHFTAATGTTPLRWLLDQRVAAAQKLLERTDLPMPEVARRAGFGSEITMRQHFASRLATSPRAYRATFTGTSAGTSAAGGSSPIAR